The stretch of DNA actcagagttttgggcttcagaacaagtgttaacagttagttcaatcaactctgaatCAAattaactctgagtgaagcttctgcatgaggagataccaagccctcatcaatggagcacagataacatgattcaccatgacaacaggagaaacaaagggctcagtcctcctacttctccccaaaggatttagaaatattaatgaatacatgcagatgatgagtatatttaagaaaacagtcatgagtattaatgaaaaaaagagaaacattttgtctcgagtggtcgacttattcaacatttatattctgtgtatgtgtgtgtgtgtgtggcacatttaacattcatgcagaccccaacaggtacaaaacataggtctacttggcagcaactgaatatgaaatataaaaatatagctcaaacaagtaaggtattgattacaaacatttgtggtgttgtttagcctgccctcattaaacagcatttaaatgctacattcaacatcttatatatatttcagtagttgatgaaatcttctaaggaaagaagaaagtcaatttttcagccatcccaacactgccagtatttaatattgtctatttgaaagcaacatctacatgcctttatacatacaacactaaaaAAGTAAACGTTTAAGTGtaatagtcaaatttagttttatgtttgggcacttgcaccataatttaacagtagctggtatggagagagaaagttcctcactggtagCGAACCAGCGACATTGCCACTGTGAAGCAtgcgcagtaaccacttggctatcaatcaccttcaaatattgcccttgtgacagcccgacagacggtTGCTTTGGAagaacttattctgaactgagaacatgtccatgtggtgtcgtacagacgatacgagggctgagaatattgttcagataaattattgattgtacaaaaaaatggaaacactcaaacagaacatcatcagagaatgataaaacatcccagcggggTCTGATCACCCTGACGGAGATTTCTGCtttgtatttgtgcttcaatattgactgactctttaagaaaaggacacaccatgtctgacatctccttcagtctgcaggcttcaactaaaaaggaggagaaactcagggttagtggaagaaaacctgccagcgagcaggttaggttcacggagtatgttgccagagtaactgactcagagttaagctgaactggctttgtgaaaccgaaaaaccagagtttccctcatctcagggttaactaactcagagttctcactaaacctgctttctgaaacgggcCCCAGGTCTGAcactgaagagttcggtttagaacctgctctatgtgtaaagtgccttgagataacttcgttgtgatttggcgctatacaaataaagattgattgacatCACCTGTCAATATGTGATACATGTACATCATTACTGTAGGTAGGTTGATTTTCACAGAATTTTGAACCTATTTTATGATAAATATGTAACCCACTCTTGCGGTGCGCAATATTCTAGATTTGGGAGGAGCTAAGTGCAGACTGCAATaaccataaacacacaacaactGAGTTAGTTAAAgctgaagtatgtaactctgacaccaagagtttagaaatggtactgcggctcacgttcaaaacactggagagagctgttactcctcgctccctccctgccagagtctacttcacgcgggttgccagttgttggacgtgatcctgcatatcctcctccgtatcagcgggtgcagctgagtgctgtatgacactgtaaccgtctccatgtttcaaaggcatctcctatacatacccttgttttgtttctcaaattgtcgcgatgtatttgagagtcataatgaggtttttttggttttgtaacatcagacattatctgcagtgttcctagctgcagctcagtggcaactaGCAAtctggctgctgaaacactactgacttggtgattggtagctaggtggtgggtggtgcatcaggccaaaacacagaatgacaacataaacattacttgagggctgccactgagcttttcaaatgtgaatattctggctggactactactgtcagtgatatcagtgtttgaaatgaacatgactccttaatgtctggtgatatttagggccattttatgattacttggaatatatttgttacatacagctactttaaataaaaccaaatttgGTAACGCTTTATATTAAGGTCCTTGTAATAAGCATTAGTTAATAGGTAATAAGTCCCTTATAAGATGCTTATTAACATTATGTGTTTATAAGACTATATAAGTGTTAATAACACCATTATAACATAGTTAATATCAGATTATAAGACATTTATAAGAACTTATAAGCATTAGTTAATAGGTAATAAGTCCTTTATAAGATgcttattaacattattatgtgtttattatttttttgtttgctttattaatattaaaatatactttattgtgcCATTATTATCAGTTAACTATGCACTTGTTAACAGTCAATTATGCTTTTTGCAGCAACCGGATCTAAAGCGAGAACAATGCCTTATTAAGGCTAATAAATCTTTTATTATgcatttattaatgattaacAATGATGTTCACAGTTTCTGGAATGAACACAAGTGGTCAAGGTTGATGAAATGGGAAGAAACAATgcacaataatacaaatatttaagcccaacattgttttattgattgcTGCATGTGGCTATCAAGAggcatttttaaacattgaGGAATAACattctgaaaataaaacaaaacaaaataaacacaaaaaagtgcAATTAAGTGCCAAGTGCAACATAAAACTGAGCCAATTATTACAATTTTCCACTGAACAAttattgttttaacattttgaaaagcAACTGCTCTTTTGCATTATTTGAACTAATCTATTAGCattaaaagcaattcaaaagttACGCTTCCCAACGGGCAACAGTTTCCCTGATTTCTTAAGGGCCTGAACTGTACTGTCAATATCTGGACTGTCTCGGATGGCATCAATACATTTTGCAGCAAAATCACCAAGCTTGTGCTTTCTTGTATGCTCATCTTTGAACTCTGCAAACTTTTCAGGGGCGGCAATGGCAAGCTCTGCAATTGGTGCATTCAAGGCAACAGTGTTGCGATCCACTCCAACCATTTTGCAAGCAGCAATGATGCTATTCTTCTTCTTGTAGGCCTTCAACACTTTCCGGTAACGTGCAATTACCTCATCTGGACCACGTGCTGATGTTGAAGAAGGAGAATAGATATTAGTCTCAGTGACATAAAGGATCTTATTTTCCATTCAATAACCTTAAACCTTTCATGAAATAAACTAATTATGCAACACTAACTAACTTACAGCATTCAGCAGGCATAGCCTAACAGTCACAACAGCTTTCTTGCACATAGCTGGACTAAATAAAGTGTTTGTCACTTTCGCCTTTTACCTGCAAATTCACTCACCTTCATTCAAACTGACATTAAACACCAACAAAAAATAGCAAGTAACTATCTTCTAAATCTTAGTTTTAACTGATTTGCATAAATTACCCCTTGAAACACAGCTCCGTCTGATCGTTTTGCTTCGTTTCTCCCTcgttcctttctttccctttttcttctttatgttCTTCTTtgacttcttcctcttcttcttcttgccaTCATCTGACGTTGAGGAGCTTGAGGAACTTGAGGAGAATGAGGAGTCTGAGGAGGGGTTGGTAGAGGATGAGTAACTTGACTCAGAGGACCCTGATAAATCAGAAGCTGATGCAACAGATGCCTCAGGGGGTGGCTCATCATTTCTCATGTTGGTGTTTCTTGATGCTGTATAAAGAACATAATGAAATATTGAACACAATAGATGGTTAGGAGACAGGTTAAAATAAAGCTTTAGGCAGTTTAGAAATAGACTGTGTTGTGTCCTACTGTACTATTACAGAAGGATGGTATCCCTGATGCTTAGGACACAAAGTGTACATATTTATGAGATgaaatatacttttatttataatttttttcttgGGCTCAGTGCTGCATAACAACATAAGAGTAGTCATGTAATTGATACACAGGTTAAAAGGACAAAGTAAAAgataagaaatataaaataaagggaGCGCATACATTAATTCACACAAGataaaatcacaaataaatcaaacaaataaaaacaccattATTTGTGTAACAAAATATATTAACATAATACTCAACTTATTGGTGAAAGACAGTAATTCTTTACTTACCCAGAGACAGTTGTTCTTTTAAGAAATCTCTCTCCTTGGTTAGCTCTTTGATCATGTCTTCCTGACATGCTATTTTCACTTTAGCCAGGTCCAGCTCATGTTTGTGCTTTTGGTTTTGGAGTTTGGCAGTGGGGGCCATTTGGGCAGCACCTGGCATTGGTtcagaaaaaacatttcaagaTTAATACTAATCATGGATTATGCCAGGATTATTATTCCAGGGGTCCAGGAGGGGTATATACAGTACAGGTGCAATTAAAGACACAGATAAAAGTCATAACACAAACCATATCACAGAAAGTTAATAATTGGTGACAAATAATGGACAAGCTGGCAAAATAACCAACAATAATAAGATAACTTTGCATCACTAGTATTTCTAGGACAGGACTTAGCAACATTAGCTAATATTAttgttaaccctcctattgtgtTCTGGTTGAACTAGACTGATTTTGCTCTGATGGGTGAGACTACAATTATTATATAACATTGAATTCAGGCCCATGCCCATTCATCAGATGTACACACGTCCTTTCCCATACCCCCACTGTATATATGTTTGAGTGTGCATGTGAAAACATACACACGCATATATTAGggtattttaattttaacattatATCATAGCCACATATCTGATGTTTGTAACAAAGAAAACCGTGTGAAAATCGGTTGAGAATTAAGTGAGCTTGATTATTTTAATTGGGCTAGCTACATAACTAGCTGCGTGTTTGGGTTtgcatttgctaattagcaccagTTAAActtaccagaaaaaaaaaaaaaaaaacttaccaGAAGAGTCATCCTCCGTCTCACAACACTTCCTCTTTTCAGCTGCTTTTCTTCGGATCCCAACCCCAGCTCGGGTTCGAATTGTACTCGGGGCGAAGACTCCATTTTGCGTGTAGGACGCGCGCGTTCACATTCACGTGTGCTAAACTATCAGCCCTTAGCTTAAACTCGAACTTCCGGTTTTAcctgccttcaaaataaaagctcttaAATGAATGATGTATTACGAGAAGTGCAAGAAGAAGTGTCCCGCCAAAAACAtcagaaggagaaggaggactTCACCAGGATGGCGCTGCAAATGAAATACAGGAAACTGATTTTTGAAGGTAGTTCAACTCGAAAAACCTTAAAGCTAATTAAATtccttcagaaaaaaaaacttctgatgaaaaaaatcaaatgccACATCTGTCACAAAAAGATGAAGCTGACAAAGAAGACGGGCAGAGACCATTACAGCTGGTAATAACTTTTTCCTTAGGCTAATGTCAGTTAGTTAGCCTCTAAGTAACTGTCCTTCAACAATGTGTGCCTAACAGCACTATTGACTAAGCAGTTTGTTGCTTAAACATGCATTATTTAGCAGCCATTAGAAGGGATGCAAAATGTATTTGGAAGATGGATCCTAAACCAACCTTTTTGACAGATGCATTTGTAGGgcacaaaatgcacaaaaatgtaacgTTAACAGTGATTGATGCACAGTATTGGTATTTAGTCAGTTTCATATTTTCACCAATTAAACATTACTGTATGCTTGTATTAAGGACATGCCAGCGAGCAGTGCACCGAGGTAGGGCTGTGCAATTAATTGAATTTTGATCACGATTTCGATTCTTGTGTCAAACGATCTCCAAATTAATAAAATCGAGTTGGAACgatttttttggcattttccgTTGTCTGGGGTTTTCTGAAAGAGACGCGCATGCGCAATTCAGCCGCTACCCCAGAATATAAACGCGGCCCcgtgaactgtgtgtgtgtgtggtgacctgcagcagcagcatcttaaTAACCAGATAACAGCGCGAGCGAGATGGCAGAGGGAGGACAGCCCCGTTTGCTCGACAAATATGGAATTATATTTGTGCCAGAATCCTGAGCGAGCAAAGATATATTCTGAGCACACAAGGAGAGATTTTGAGcacagaaaaatatatttcaaatagAAATTACACTTGAGCAAACAAGAATATATTCTGTATGCGCAAACAGGCCGCTGCGCTCGCTCACTCCCCCCATCACGCTCTTGCTCAACATCTCTCCCTCTGCGCGCTCGGGTTTGTTCTCTCCGCTCGCTCAGCTTGGCACACACGTTACAAATGTGCCACAAACAACCAAGCAGAGAGCTGGCGGAAGTACGTCCTGATTGGCTGTTTGCTCTCCAATTGGATCGCTGGTTATATTACCCCGGAAAAAACGAAAGAGATCGCATCAGATGAACTGGGACTGGATGAAGAGGACGTGTTTAAAGACAAATTTCGGTCagtattcattattattattattatgattattgtcTGATGTTACAGAACTACCTTGTTAGTTTTTGTACTATAGTGTTGTAATGTTAGGGTTGCGTTGTCTGGGCTTACATTATATCCTCTTATTTTGAGACATTAGCTGTGTGACTGACGAAGACGTTTCCTTTCTGTCCTGGGCACCATTAGATAATGTCAggtgaacaacaacaaccacatgTAAGTAGTTTGGATTCAAtccgtgtatcattcgttctttctattttcgattggaaatcaaaaatcaaaaaaggaaaaagtgacacattctcttgttttttgtttttaaacctaacacaaaaaaagaaaaaaattctggtttttcatatttcaattttaggctcaaataaaaaatacgaaatggaaaaacggacgacaggactgaatttgattttaatatttaattggtcgtGACCCGGAAGTTTGGTAATGAGCGTTAGCTTTCTAGCCGCCATCGATCTGGACCACTGGACGAACCAGGTGCCATCAACCATCGACCATGGAGAGCTGTGTGCTGTTTAAGGGAACAAAGCCTGTGACGCTAAAAGAGGACATGACTGATAAAATCAGCAGGATGTTTCAGAttattcttctttctgctcACTTTCCATGAGATTTgggaggtttttgtttttattgtagcttattaaaatgcaagataatttttctgactgatttattgcccaatatcgTTGTGTGTCTCGCTTTCGGAGAAGTTCCGCTTCCTCCCCCCCCTTgcctttgttgtcactttgtagccGCTCCTCAGAgggcacatggctaattaatatgcacgtgctgaccatatatggttgtgtccaggCGTTCCGAGGGCAGAGTATGAGGTGTGTTTACGTCCGCACCATTCTTGGGTCCGGTGTGATTTATCAATGGAAAATTGCGAAATTGTCTTTTCGccatatgtaaaaatgtagtAGCAGTTTTACACCCTTTTTCATAAATGAGGCCCCAGATTTGTaagtatatatttacaatgaccaGTTACCCTCACTCATGTAAACCTATCAGTGGGTGATGCTGTTTGCTTTCTAAAGATAACAATCTCCGTCGTATTTTGTGGCGTGTTTCTCAGCTGTTTATAGTCCCACAGGTATCCATGTGGTTATCATTATCTGCTTCATTCATGGTACGGGCTATGATAAATTCTCTCTGCTGCGCACAGAGCCATTTCCGGGTCACATAAACcgaccaattaaatattaaaatcaaattcagtcctgtcgtccgtttttccatttcgtattttttatttgagcctaaaattgaaatatgaaaaaccagaatttttttctttttttgtgttaggtttaaaaacaaaaaacaagagaatgtgtcactttttccttttttgatttttgatttccaatcgaaaatagaaagaacgaatgatacacTGATTGAATCCAAACTACTTAcatgtggttgttgttgttcaccTGACATTATCTAATGGTGCCCAGGACAGAAAGGAAACGTCTTCGTCAGTCACACAACAGCTAATGTCTCAAAATAAGAGGATATAATGTAAGCCCAGACAACGCAACCCTAACATTACAACACTATAGTACAAAAACTAACAAGGTAGTTCTGTAACATCAgacaataatcataataataataataatgaatactGACCGAAATTTGTCTTTAAACACGTCCTCTTCATCCAGTCCCAGTTCATCTGATGCGATCTCTTTCGTTTTTTCCGGGGTAATATAACCAGCGATCCAATTGGAGAGCAAACAGCCAATCCGGACGTACTTCCGCCAGCTCTCTGCTTGGTTGTTTGTGGCACATTTGTAACGTGTGTGCCAAGCTGAGCGAGCGGAGAGAACAAACCCGAGCGCGCAGAGGGAGAGATGTTGAGCAAGAGCGTGATGGGGGGAGTGAGCGAGCGCAGCGGCCTGTTTGCGCATACAGAATATATTCTTGTTTGCTCAAGTGTAATTTCTATTTGAAATATAATTGATGTGCttgcaaaatatatttttctgtgCTCAAAATCTCTCCTTGTGTGCTCAGAATATATCTTTGCTCGCTCAGGATTCTGGCACAAATATAGGacaaaaagggtaaaacaagtTCTCTTGTATGGCAGCACTTGGGATTCGAAGAATCTGACGAGGCACAGGCCCACATAATGTGCAAAATGTGCTACAAGGTGATATCTGCAAGATAtttttgactgactgatttattgcccaatatcgcCGTGTATCTCGCTTCTTTCCCCCCGCCCTCCCCTCgcgtctttgttgtcactttgtagccgctccacagagggcacatggctaattaatatgcacgtgctgaccatatatggttgtgtccaggTGTTCCGGGGGCagtatgaggtgtgtttggCACCTGGCTAAGTAAACTCGTGAGAAGGGGTAAATTCACTAATAGATGAACCCTTTGGCTTTGTTAAGCTAATATATTGAAGCCACTGGGGTCTTCTATTATCAGATTTACCTCTCCCTCTAGGTTAAGTTTGTCACTTGACCACTTTTATGTAATACCTCTCTggactattgtttttgttgttgtttgtgacaaccagtcttaaaataacacctccaggaggttacagttccatctctctaccactaggtacttatactatattgacagggttagatagaataacattactgaaaagagattaatacagttttctttgactaaaaatagactaaaatagtcagggacagttctgactaaaactagactaaaatgctcagacttttcgtcgactaaaacttgactagactaaaaggagtatgaacatgactaaaactaataaaaactaaaacgacCTCTTGACACAaagactaaactaaaactaaaagtaaaataggtcgccaaaaacaacactagtACCCACATCTTGCAAAATTGGCCAGGAAATATTTGTGTATTCCTGCCACAAGTTCCTCTTCGGAGCGAGTCTTTAGCACTAGTGGAAATATTGTTTCCTGCTTGCGCTCATCATTGAACAGCTGgatacatatttatttgtacattattttctatttgaagaacattttctattttttatttgaacattttgtgtagtttaatcattttgaaagttttttGCCGAAATgccaaataaatgcattttattttcaaattcaaaaaGAATTGTTTGAAGAATCGTGATTTCAATCTTGACCAAAAAAATCGTGATTCTCATTTTTTCCAAAATCGAGCAGCCCTACACCGAGGGACCAAGACAGTGAAATCAATTAGGGACAAATCTCTTTTCAACAAGTCCAGACTATCACTCTTTCAGTGGATGCAGTTCATTTATAGGTAATACATTTTATAGTGCTAGATAATTTAtaattcctttttcttttttgaaaaaaaaaatgtaagtaaaCTCACGATGTGTTATGTGCTCTAGATTTGCACAGGGCCTACGTCTTAGACAGGTTGATATGATGGAAGATAATATTGCTGCAAGTACTGCAACCCTCTCCAAGATGGCCAAAAAACTAAGGAAGGTCTGTAGAAGCGCTGTTGAACGAATGAGACGACAACGAGGACAGCTCATTGGTGGACGGCAGGAATTTGTTGTAATTGATGAGAGTCATTTCCGCCATAAGAGAAAGGTGTGTAGAGCTGAAATAAAGGGCTTACTGTAAATGGTTTGTGGTGCGCAGCAAGTGATTGGTCAAAGTTAAAACACCATCGCATTTAGTCGTTATCATATAATTTGCTAATTATCACActctaaaaagtgaaaatacttTGAAAAGATCCTATTTCTTAAATTAAATGTACTTCATTATAGATCATTTAATTTGCCTGAAAGCTGTTCATTACACCACATGAGCTGtttgttactttttttcttttttttctttattggtCATCATCGCAACAGTATGGGAGAGGAAGAATGGGTGGCACTTGGAGAAGACGGAAATGGGTCTTCGGCATGCTTGGTGTGCAGCAACAGAGGAGCAAGAGAGCAAAGCCAGTGCTACGCCTTGTagaaagaagaagacgacaAGACCTCGTCCCACTGATTGCACATCATGTCAGGATAGGATCAAACATCATTAGTGATGAATGGCGTGCTTATCGTTCCCTCCCTGCACTCGGCTATAACCATATGACTGTTAATCATGCAAGGTGGTATGTAGATCCCCAAACAGGTGCCCACACACAGCACATAGAAAGAGCCTGGCGTAGCATTAAGGAGCAAGTTTGGAGACAAAGGGGTAACCAAACTGAACGCTTACTGTCTGATCATCTTTGTCTTATTGAGTGGACTGAATGGCTAGGCAGGAAACACAAGGATGGTCCTCTTGGTAGGCTGTTACATGGTATATCTAAGAGGTACAGGATAGGCTACAATGAAGGCTAGAGAGAATGCAATGGaattaaaataa from Scomber japonicus isolate fScoJap1 chromosome 7, fScoJap1.pri, whole genome shotgun sequence encodes:
- the LOC128361712 gene encoding coiled-coil domain-containing protein 106-like; this encodes MAPTAKLQNQKHKHELDLAKVKIACQEDMIKELTKERDFLKEQLSLASRNTNMRNDEPPPEASVASASDLSGSSESSYSSSTNPSSDSSFSSSSSSSSTSDDGKKKKRKKSKKNIKKKKGKKGTREKRSKTIRRSCVSRARGPDEVIARYRKVLKAYKKKNSIIAACKMVGVDRNTVALNAPIAELAIAAPEKFAEFKDEHTRKHKLGDFAAKCIDAIRDSPDIDSTVQALKKSGKLLPVGKRNF